The Rhododendron vialii isolate Sample 1 chromosome 5a, ASM3025357v1 genome contains a region encoding:
- the LOC131327694 gene encoding uncharacterized protein LOC131327694 codes for MRSRSPSRSSCRRDRDLRHRRTLAFIRCRPLPSPTSAVTADPNLRHQDCSCRGFSTNVKYIWVYLGWCKLTFVSFLAKIAKRAVILHHDAILCGLGDVDPRFELGKAVRAFLALSSTEALFRASVSAFPPPTRGFTTSQLVLRKYLQNQRTTTANSCQHINAHSTSNKLRIVKIVNLPTSDHKVEYVNVQGIIDVADFNQKFICFACSICNKSTNAYGNGDFWCDYCTQKVATLPRTKFNIQITDETGLVIVSSVIATVFTKKAEALYDVTVTELAQHAASGNLPIALIEKLSRPKKGCVSLRPTCIAMEESTGVFSL; via the exons ATGAGGTCGAGATCGCCTTCAAGATCGagttgccgtcgagatcgagATCTTCGTCATCGCCGGACCCTAGCCTTTATTCGTTGCAGACCTCTGCCGTCGCCGACCTCCGCCGTCACCGCTGACCCAAATCTTCGCCATCAAGATTGTTCTTGCAGAG GTTTTTCCACAAATGTAAAATACATATGGGTTTACCTAGGCTGGTGCAAGCTTACTTTTGTGTCTTTTCTAGCCAAAATTGCTAAAAGAGCAG tgaTTCTTCATCACGATGCCATTCTGTGCGGTTTGGGCGATGTAGATCCAAGATTCGAGCTCGGTAAAG CGGTTCGAGCCTTTCTCGCCCTCTCGTCAACCGAAGCTCTATTTAGAGCCTCCGTTAGCGCCTTCCCTCCGCCgacaag AGGCTTCACAACTTCTCAATTG GTGCTTCGCAAATATCTCCAAAATCAGAGAACTACCACAGCCAACAGTTGCCAGCACATAAATGCTCACTCAACAAGCAACAAACTCAGAATTGTCAAAATAGTGAACTTACCGACATCAGATCACAAG GTTGAGTATGTAAATGTACAAGGTATCATTGACGTTGCTGACTTCAACCAAAAATTCATATGCTTCGCCTGTTCGATCTGCAATAAGAGCACAAATGCATATGGAAATGGTGACTTCTGGTGCGACTATTGCACTCAAAAAGTAGCGACACTTCCCAG GACCAAATTTAATATCCAAATAACTGATGAAACAGGCTTAGTTATTGTTTCATCAGTTATTGCAACTGTATTCACAAAAAAAGCAGAAGCTCTGTATGATGTTACTGTAACAGAACTCGCCCAACATGCAGCGAGC GGAAATCTGCCAATAGCATTGATTGAAAAGCTATCCCGCCCAAAAAAGGGTTGCGTCAGTTTGAGGCCTACATGTATCGCTATGGAGGAATCAACTGGTGTATTTTCGCTGTGA
- the LOC131327695 gene encoding uncharacterized protein LOC131327695, with the protein MANADGSLGKYMGGVSEATIIEEGIPFEELVVKVCSRMDMSSDGKSLFYSTSKDKSKHLRMRDADGVSMMFCLNEDEVGIFVEEETLVNTPRQCNISSRESNLLNSSPSTAEGEPSSTTKDSLTICHEMGLVPHSQRRGEDILSGDGQLFDNHRLFKKAVILFVALNKLACVVDGCSWKLTARAQGKSELIRVINMKNEHCHTAQDNTNFKPRIRAKEMGMIFMDKIAGQPNFLPRSICKDFELAFHTPLTYLQGWRTRECARELISGPVSMTYHLVPWMCQCLIESIPNTKAVWSSSEDGKFKQLFVAYGCSITGFLGGCHPMLFIDACFLTGPYRGSCLSAVAYDANDQLYPLAYAIVSSENYTDWLWFMHNLKEIVAGKEVVVVIDRNPGLLRVVKELFGEECNAWCVRHVKENFSKFATEKGMKGNPKKTTLHLFTKIAYACDERLYGVYLTKLFGLSPELSKWVEENGPQHWSNARFSYRRWDKLYTNIAESFNNWILKLRDLDIIQFMKGHVTITTDMLYRHKMEVGKWHPLPVGRNIDKMIKESQEKSRGLTS; encoded by the exons ATGGCAAATGCGGATGGTAGCTTGGGGAAGTATATGGGTGGTGTATCCGAAGCCACAATCATTGAAGAAGGCATACCGTTTGAGGAGTTAGTCGTGAAAGTTTGCTCGCGCATGGATATGAGCTCCGATGGGAAGTCATTATTTTATAGTACAAGCAAGGACAAGTCGAAGCATTTGCGTATGAGGGATGCAGATGGTGTTTCTATGATGTTCTGTTTGAATGAGGATGAGGTTGGCATATTTGTGGAAGAAGAGACCCTTGTGAACACACCAAGACAATGTAACATAAGTAGCAG ggagTCGAACCTGTTGAATAGCAGTCCATCCACTGCCGAAGGAGAACCTTCTTCGACTACCAAAGATAGTTTGACTATTTGCCATGAAATGGGTTTGGTGCCGCACTCGCAACGGCGAGGTGAAGACATTCTAAGTGGTGATGGCCAGTTGTTTGACAACCATAGGCTATTCAAGAAGGCTGTTATTCTTTTTGTAGCATTGAACAA GTTAGCTTGTGTGGTTGATGGTTGTTCATGGAAGTTAACAGCTAGGGCACAAGGTAAGTCTGAACTCATTAGAGTCATCAATATGAAGAATGAACATTGCCACACTGCACAGGACAACACTAATTTCAAGCCAAGGATTCGGGCAAAAGAGATGGGTATGATATTCATGGACAAAATAGCAGGGCAGCCCAATTTCCTCCCCAGGAGCATATGCAAGGACTTCGAGCTTGCGTTCCATACTCCCCTAACTTACTTGCAAGGATGGAGGACTAGGGAATGTGCCCGTGAGTTGATAAGTGGGCCGGTATCCATGACGTATCACTTAGTGCCGTGGATGTGTCAATGTCTTATAGAATCAATTCCCAACACGAAGGCAGTTTGGAGTTCTTCTGAGGATGGTAAGTTCAAGCAACTTTTTGTCGCTTATGGTTGCAGCATTACGGGGTTCTTGGGGGGATGTCACCCGATGTTGTTTATTGATGCATGTTTTTTGACTGGTCCATATCGCGGTAGTTGTTTGTCTGCAGTTGCTTATGATGCGAATGATCAATTGTACCCTCTTGCATATGCTATTGTATCATCAGAGAACTACACGGATTGGTTATGGTTCATGCATAACTTGAAGGAAATTGTTGCCGGAAAGGAAGTTGTGGTTGTGATAGACCGTAATCCTGGGTTGTTGAGGGTAGTTAAGGAATTGTTTGGTGAGGAATGCAATGCATGGTGTGTTCGCCACGTGAAGGAAAATTTTAGCAAGTTTGCCACCGAAAAAGGAATGAAGGGGAACCCCAAGAAGACGACATTGCATCTTTTCACAAAAATTGCCTATGCATGTGATGAGCGGCTATATGGGGTGTACTTGACGAAATTGTTTGGGCTATCACCTGAGTTGTCGAAGTGGGTTGAAGAAAATGGTCCACAACACTGGTCGAATGCGCGATTTTCGTATCGGAGGTGGGACAAATTGTACACCAACATTGCCGAAAGCTTCAACAATTGGATATTGAAATTGAGAGACTTGGACATCATCCAATTCATGAAGGGGCACGTCACCATCACCACTGACATGTTATATAGGCATAAGATGGAGGTGGGTAAATGGCATCCCTTGCCGGTTGGTCGTAATATAGACAAAATGATTAAGGAATCTCAGGAAAAATCTCGAGGTCTCACTTCTTGA